A region of the Carboxydothermus pertinax genome:
CCCAACGCCGCAGTGGAAGGGCTTAGAAAAGATGTAGACGAACTAAAAAGCGATATGAAAGAAGTAAAGCAAACCTTGAAAGAACACACAGAAAAGTTGGATTACGTCTTATTTAAAATTGCCACTCACGATGCCGATATATTCAACCTCAAGCGTGTTAAACCATAAATAAAGCAAAAGACCTGCTATCTCGACAAAAGATAGCGGGTCTTTGTGTTTTAGAGACCTTTCGACAAAATCCCCAAATAACTGACATTTCAGGGGGCAAACATGAAAGAATCTCCTAAACTCAACGAAAGCGAATTGTTCCACCTTTTAATGAATAATCCCGACCTTTTTCAGGATATTTTAGCCGCTTATGATATTAGAGTTAGATTTGCCCAATTAGAGCCGGAAGTGAATGGGTTATTAAAGATGTAAAAGTAACAATTACAAAAGTTGAGCAAGATAGTAAGGCTTTAAAAATATATGTAACTTATACAAATAATAGTCCTGAAAGAATTAGCCCCGCTGAATCCTTAGTGAAAGTAATTAGTAATGGCAGACAATATGAAAATGATTTCTCTTTTATCTCCGATTACATAGACAAATACTATGATGAATATAAAAGCTATCCACTTGCTCCTTCCGAAATAGAACCAGGTGTAACAGCTGACTCGATTATTCTCTTACCCCCGATACCAAATATAGAAAAAAATGTCCGCATAATATTAAGAGCCAATTATGAGTGTAGTGTTTGTAATCCGCCAAAATAAACTATGCGGCTGGCTTGGGTTGGGGGTTGGAAGATGGATTTGCATCTATTTTCTTTTACTCCTATTTAGTTGGCCTTAATATGCAACAAGAAAAATTAAAGAAAAAAATAGATGAATTGCAGAAATAAATATGCTAAGTAGGAGGTAATAAATGTCCACGTTAAGCTTAATGGAATATATTGAAAATATTGTAGGGGGCTTATGTGGCTTTTTTCTTGGAATGTTTTTTCTAACTTTTATTATCTATTTACCTTTTCCAAAAGCAAATTATGGGTTTGATATTATTACTGTTCTAATTGTAGAAGCAATAGCCACAGTATTTTTCTTTACTGTAAAGTTTTTTATAAGTGGCGTTATAGATAGTATTTATAAAAAATCTGGAATAAAAGATGTTGATAAAATGACTGGCGAGCAGTTTGAACACTGGCTTGAACTATTATTTAAAGAATATGGCTATAAGGTCGAACGAACACGTAAAACCGCTGATTACGGAGCAGACCTAATTATTGAAAAGGAGAATATAAAAATTGCGGTCCAAGCTAAAAGACATAAAAACAAAGTAGGAATAAAAGCCGTTCAGGAGGCTATTTCAGCAGTAAAATTTTATGGTTGCCACAAAGCTGCAGTTTGCACCAATAATTACTTCACTGAAAATGCGATAAATCTTGCAAAGGCTAATAATGTTGAGCTAATAGATAGGGATAAGTTAGTAAAGCTTTCTATGGATAGAAGAAATAATTAATAATTATGCCTTATTAGTAGACGTGGAGCATTTTAATCAACTTACTCTTTACTTCAAATAAAAACCAAAAGAATATAAAAGAAGGAGCGATAAGCTACGATTTACAAAATTTATTGCAACGAAAGTAGACAAACTAATTCTGAATATATATTAGTTGGTGGAATATGGATATTAAAAGAAAAAGGATGGAATTTTGTAAACGATTTCGAAAAGTTTTGCCAAAATGTTTTAGGTTTAAAAAATCCTATGGGGCACATGAAATGGACTAAAGTCCCCCCATCAGCAAATAGTAAGTACTTCAAAGCATACGAAAAATTAGTTGACTTAAATTTCGAATATAATTCAAAAAATATAATGTTTTTTAGGACCTTAATAGTTAATAAAAACGATTATGATTTTACTCATGAAAAATTTTATAAAGGATACGACCTTTACACCTGGGCCACAAACGCATATATCATCCCTGCCATTGGCCATATTTCACTGCAAAAACTCCAGCCACACCATCTCCAGCGTTTATATAACTCTATTCGCGGTAATAATAAATCTACAAGGTTAGTTCACCTGGTCCATCAGCTTTTATATGGAGCTCTTAAACAAGCTAAAAAAAGCCGTCTTATTCAAGATAATGTTGCTGAAGCGACAGAACTCCCGCGGATGCAGAAAAAAAAAAGAGGTCCGGGCACTCACTTTAGAAGAACAAGACGCCTTTCTCCGGGCATTAGCAGGGCACCAGTTAGGCACAGCTTTTATACTGGCTTTAGGGACCGGACTGCGACGAGGTGAACTCCTGGGACTTCACTGGGAGGATATTGATTTAGAAGAAGGAATTTTGCATGTAAAAAGAAATGTAGTTTATGTTCGTGGACATGGGATAGTGGTTCAACCGCCTAAAACGGAAAAAGGCAATCGTACAATACCAATCCCAAAATTAGTTTTAAAGATGCTGGAAGGGCACCAGGAAAGATTAAAAGCAGAAGGGCTTTACAGGCCTGACGGACCCGTTTTCCCAAGTAAAAATGGCACCTATATGTATCCTGACAACTTCGAGCGAACGTTCAGGAAACTGCGCAAAGAAGCAGGAATTGATATTAACCTTCATGCGCTCCGTCATACTTTTGCTACTCGCTTATTAGAACTCGGTGAAGATTTAAAAGTAGTTCAAGAGTTACTTGGTCATGCGCGTATTGGTATAACAGCAGATATTTAGACTCATGTTACAGAACGATTAAAAAAACGTGCAGTAGAAAAATTAGACCAAGTTTTAAACTTTGGGCACCAATTGGGTACCAAAATAACATTTAAGCCTCCGGAGAAAACCCCGGAGGCCTTGATTTCTCTGGTGGGCGGGACAGGGATCGAACCTGTGACCTTCTGCGCGTCAAGCAGACGTTCTCCCACTGAACTACCCGCCCGCCTGCTCTTATATTATTACTGATTTTCATTCTAAAGTCAAGTAGGAAATTTAATCATATTTTCAACTTTTAAAACATAAGTTATATCAAACTCAATGAAAGGAGAGCTACTATGAAAGTTTTATTTTTTAATTACAAAAAACTTTGGCAATATATCTTAATACTTTTTTTAGCAGCATTAATTGGCTTAGTTTTTTATCACTACTTAACTGAACCGGTAGTAAAACCTCAAATTATTGACTTTTACCCGGTTTATAAAGTTGAAACTAATAAAAAAGTAGTAGCATTAACCTTTGATTTAAGCTGGGGTACGAATACCTATAAACCTATTCTTAAAACTTTAAAAGAAGAAGATATAAAAGCTACTTTTTTCCTCTCTGGCCCCTGGGCTAAACAACATCCCGAGATAGTCCAGGAAATTGTTAAGGACGGCCATGAAATTGGAAGCCACGGTCATCGCCATATAAATTATACCAGTCTTTCCCCCGAGGAAATTAAAAAGGAAGTCAATTTAGCAGAAAATTCAATAAAAGCTGTAAGCAACGTTACGACGTCACTGATACGTTTACCCAACGGCGATTACGACAAAAAAGTAATAAAAACTTTAAGAGAAATAGGCTATACCGCTATTCAATGGAGCGTTGATTCTCTGGATTGGAAAAATCCCGGAAAAGAAACCATCTATAACCGAGTCTTAGCTAGAATTCACCCAGGGGCCATAATATTAATGCATGCCAGCGATACCTGCAAGCAAACGGGTCAAGTACTGCCAAAAATCATCAAAGAATTAAAACGCCAGGGTTATACCTTTACTACAGTCTCAAAACTTCTTACTCTGGGTCCCGCTGCCATTCAGTAGCAGGCCACCAGTGACCCATTTTATAAAGATAAAGGTAAATCATCATTAAAAAGCTCCATTGCATTGTACTCACAATCCAGGCATAATACACATCGTACTTATTTAAAATAAATAAATACCAATAAAGCGGCAGCCTAAATAGCCACATCCCCGCTGTTGTTAAATAAAACGGAATTTTTGTATTCCCGACTCCCCGGTATACCGACCCTAAAACCATTTCAACCCCAGTAGGAATTTGTTCTAAGGCCCCAATTTTTAAACACCCATTTATTTTTTCTAAAACTTGCAGGTCTTTGGTAAAAATTAAACCTAGCTTAGTGGGAATAAGAAAGAAAATTATTCCCATTATCCCCATCCCAAAAACGGTCAAATTTAAGGTTTTCCCTATGTAATTTTTTGCTTTTTTATAGTCACCTTCACCGTAAAACCTACCTGCAAAGGAATAGGCAGCAATGGCTAAACCATATCCGGGCATAAAGGCCAATGACTCAATATTAATAGCAATTTCGTTGGCTGCAAAACTTATTGCCCCAAGTTTTACCAAGATAAAACTTATCATAACCCTTCCCAGCGAAAAACTCCCTTCTTCCAAAGCAGCAGGTAAACTTATCTTGATAATTTTTTTGATATAAAGAGAGCCCATTCCGAGTTTTCTAAAACTTATTTTCTTTTCAAAAAAAGCAATATAAAAAAGGGTCACAATTGACCCCAGGGAAATAGAAATCCCCGACGCTAATGCGGCACCTACTACCCCCAGTCGCGGAAAGCCAAGCTTACCGAAAATCAAGACGTAAT
Encoded here:
- a CDS encoding restriction endonuclease — encoded protein: MSTLSLMEYIENIVGGLCGFFLGMFFLTFIIYLPFPKANYGFDIITVLIVEAIATVFFFTVKFFISGVIDSIYKKSGIKDVDKMTGEQFEHWLELLFKEYGYKVERTRKTADYGADLIIEKENIKIAVQAKRHKNKVGIKAVQEAISAVKFYGCHKAAVCTNNYFTENAINLAKANNVELIDRDKLVKLSMDRRNN
- a CDS encoding tyrosine-type recombinase/integrase, whose translation is MELLNKLKKAVLFKIMLLKRQNSRGCRKKKEVRALTLEEQDAFLRALAGHQLGTAFILALGTGLRRGELLGLHWEDIDLEEGILHVKRNVVYVRGHGIVVQPPKTEKGNRTIPIPKLVLKMLEGHQERLKAEGLYRPDGPVFPSKNGTYMYPDNFERTFRKLRKEAGIDINLHALRHTFATRLLELGEDLKVVQELLGHARIGITADI
- the pdaB gene encoding polysaccharide deacetylase family sporulation protein PdaB, producing the protein MKVLFFNYKKLWQYILILFLAALIGLVFYHYLTEPVVKPQIIDFYPVYKVETNKKVVALTFDLSWGTNTYKPILKTLKEEDIKATFFLSGPWAKQHPEIVQEIVKDGHEIGSHGHRHINYTSLSPEEIKKEVNLAENSIKAVSNVTTSLIRLPNGDYDKKVIKTLREIGYTAIQWSVDSLDWKNPGKETIYNRVLARIHPGAIILMHASDTCKQTGQVLPKIIKELKRQGYTFTTVSKLLTLGPAAIQ
- a CDS encoding MATE family efflux transporter, yielding MKGGKERYMYLEIIKVALPAVLEMVLHMAVGIVDTAMVGRLGAVAVSGVGLGSQIIFSIYFIFAAIGTGGGALAAQALGAKKEEEVKRYFTYSLLLAFLAGLLLIFLPLMVQLFLPLLKIEPEVSELMVSYLNTIGKFAVLSLLLFVGNGLLRALGQTNIPLLTAVVINSLNIFLDYVLIFGKLGFPRLGVVGAALASGISISLGSIVTLFYIAFFEKKISFRKLGMGSLYIKKIIKISLPAALEEGSFSLGRVMISFILVKLGAISFAANEIAINIESLAFMPGYGLAIAAYSFAGRFYGEGDYKKAKNYIGKTLNLTVFGMGIMGIIFFLIPTKLGLIFTKDLQVLEKINGCLKIGALEQIPTGVEMVLGSVYRGVGNTKIPFYLTTAGMWLFRLPLYWYLFILNKYDVYYAWIVSTMQWSFLMMIYLYLYKMGHWWPATEWQRDPE